One genomic window of Methyloceanibacter sp. wino2 includes the following:
- a CDS encoding sensor histidine kinase, producing the protein MTAASSKIVLPQSKTVQACETYARFAAVLVCVIGEVVLAAWIGILPERFLPSLAGMPPIAAIGVILAGLGLLCFTYKRIRFLSRTIGLVLALFGLLMLGQAAFGDIGLNTFLIPEEAIPQAQLSHEFSFAQAAPPAPLPVPEGTSPGIVVALILFGVALFYAEHHRVAPSVLSQVLTLVLLAQVLLVVTGAAYGVDMDGDPFPFMRLTVYGVIAFVLLATGLILASPERGIASAILEQSPAGEMLRRLLPGILTVPPVLGWFAREAEVNALYDSAATLVIFAVASIVVLALFAWTALGAVRRADSGRQVALMDLRGQREWLSTTLGSIGDGVIATDPSGSVLLLNRVAEELTGWPAAEARGRPIWVVFRVVDEETRKPVDDPALRALREREVSRMESGAMLLTRDDRELPVEHSGAPIIGQDGSLAGAVLVFRDVTERRRTAQRQTMLVGELNHRVKNALAIVQSLVQASLRQAKDPTTQTMARTLAERLRALHRAHDLLLESQWSGASLKAMVERELEPYKREGGPKVVIKGSDVLLPPQCTSILAMTLHELATNAVKYGALSQNDGQLNVAWKTQRRNRLVLVWEEKGAPLVQKPTARKGFGSQLIDQGIRHNLGGETKTEFRKSGLYVELSVPLTPSNEPRAAPDKVHAPAA; encoded by the coding sequence GTGACGGCGGCGTCCAGTAAGATCGTGCTGCCTCAGTCGAAGACAGTGCAAGCTTGCGAAACCTATGCCCGGTTCGCGGCCGTATTGGTCTGCGTCATCGGCGAGGTCGTGCTGGCGGCATGGATCGGCATCTTGCCAGAGCGCTTCCTGCCGAGCCTGGCCGGCATGCCCCCCATCGCGGCCATCGGCGTCATCCTCGCAGGCCTCGGCCTCTTATGCTTCACCTACAAGCGGATCCGCTTCCTCTCGCGAACCATCGGCCTCGTGCTGGCCTTGTTCGGGCTCTTGATGCTCGGCCAGGCGGCCTTCGGCGACATCGGGCTGAATACGTTTCTGATTCCGGAGGAGGCCATCCCGCAGGCTCAGTTGAGCCATGAGTTCTCCTTTGCTCAAGCCGCGCCGCCCGCGCCGCTGCCGGTCCCCGAAGGGACGTCGCCCGGGATCGTGGTGGCGCTCATCCTGTTCGGCGTGGCGTTGTTCTATGCCGAGCATCACCGGGTGGCGCCCTCGGTCCTCAGCCAAGTCTTGACGCTCGTCTTGCTCGCCCAGGTTCTGCTCGTGGTGACGGGTGCGGCCTATGGCGTCGACATGGACGGCGATCCGTTTCCGTTTATGCGGCTCACGGTCTATGGCGTGATCGCGTTCGTCTTGCTGGCGACAGGGCTGATCTTGGCGTCCCCGGAACGGGGCATTGCGTCCGCGATTCTGGAGCAGTCTCCCGCGGGCGAGATGCTGCGCCGGCTCCTGCCGGGGATTTTGACCGTCCCGCCCGTGCTGGGATGGTTCGCGCGGGAGGCCGAGGTCAACGCGCTCTACGACAGCGCCGCGACCCTCGTCATCTTTGCCGTGGCCAGCATTGTCGTGCTCGCTCTGTTCGCCTGGACGGCGCTTGGGGCCGTGCGCAGGGCCGATAGCGGCAGGCAGGTGGCGCTCATGGATTTGCGCGGCCAACGCGAATGGCTCTCGACGACATTGGGCTCGATCGGCGACGGCGTGATCGCGACGGACCCGAGCGGAAGCGTGCTGCTGCTCAACAGGGTCGCCGAGGAACTGACGGGCTGGCCGGCGGCGGAAGCGCGCGGGCGGCCGATCTGGGTCGTGTTCCGTGTCGTGGACGAGGAGACGCGCAAACCCGTCGACGACCCGGCTCTGAGAGCGCTCCGCGAGCGCGAGGTGTCCCGTATGGAGTCCGGCGCCATGCTTTTGACGCGCGACGATCGCGAACTCCCCGTGGAGCATTCGGGCGCCCCGATCATCGGGCAGGACGGCTCACTCGCCGGCGCCGTGCTCGTGTTCCGCGACGTCACCGAGCGGCGGCGCACGGCGCAGCGCCAAACCATGCTGGTCGGCGAACTGAACCACCGGGTGAAGAACGCGCTGGCGATCGTTCAGTCGCTCGTCCAGGCCAGCCTGCGCCAGGCCAAGGACCCGACGACGCAAACCATGGCCCGCACATTGGCCGAGCGCTTGCGCGCCTTGCACCGGGCGCACGATCTGCTGCTCGAATCTCAATGGTCCGGCGCGAGCCTGAAGGCGATGGTGGAACGTGAGCTCGAGCCCTACAAGCGCGAGGGCGGACCGAAGGTCGTGATCAAGGGGTCCGACGTGCTGCTGCCGCCGCAATGCACCTCGATCCTCGCCATGACGCTGCACGAGCTCGCCACCAACGCAGTGAAATACGGTGCGCTGTCGCAGAACGATGGTCAGCTGAACGTCGCCTGGAAGACGCAGCGGCGAAACCGGCTCGTCCTCGTCTGGGAAGAGAAGGGCGCTCCTCTCGTGCAGAAGCCCACGGCCCGGAAAGGGTTCGGATCGCAGCTCATCGATCAGGGCATACGCCACAATCTCGGCGGCGAGACCAAGACCGAGTTTCGCAAGTCCGGACTCTATGTGGAGCTCAGCGTACCCCTGACGCCGTCCAACGAGCCGCGCGCCGCTCCCGACAAGGTTCACGCGCCGGCTGCCTAG
- the fumC gene encoding class II fumarate hydratase, producing MSAADAPKSSSAPRTETDAFGPIEVPGDRYWGAQTQRSRQNFQIGDERMPEPMIRAMALVKKAAALTNQELGRLDSKLADAIATAATEIIDGKMEGHFPLVVWQTGSGTQTNMNLNEVIANRASEILGGELGTKKPVHPNDHVNMGQSSNDTFPTAMHVAAAEEIAYRLDPALSRLYAALKEKAESFQDILKIGRTHMQDATPLTLGQEFGGYAAQIDLGIKRLKMTLPGLYALAQGGTAVGTGLNSHPDFADIFARKMAELTKLPFVPAENKFEALAGNDAYVFTHGALTAVATAMFKIANDIRLLGSGPRSGLGELLLPENEPGSSIMPGKVNPTQCEAVTMVCARVFGNETTVAFAGSQGHFELNVFKPVLTYALLQSVRLLADVADSFNKNCVVGIKANRERITEHMERSLMLVTALAPHIGYDNASEIAKTAHKNGTTLKEEAVRLGHVEEEDFDRLVRPEEMVAPKK from the coding sequence ATGTCTGCAGCCGACGCCCCGAAATCCTCGTCCGCACCGCGTACGGAGACGGACGCCTTTGGGCCGATAGAGGTCCCCGGCGACCGCTATTGGGGCGCGCAGACCCAGCGTTCGCGCCAAAATTTCCAGATCGGCGACGAACGGATGCCGGAGCCCATGATCCGCGCCATGGCCCTGGTCAAGAAGGCCGCGGCGCTCACGAATCAGGAGCTCGGGCGCCTCGATTCCAAGCTAGCCGATGCCATCGCGACCGCGGCGACCGAAATCATCGACGGCAAGATGGAAGGGCATTTCCCGCTCGTGGTCTGGCAGACCGGGTCCGGTACCCAGACCAACATGAACCTCAACGAGGTCATCGCGAACAGGGCCAGCGAGATCCTCGGCGGAGAATTGGGCACCAAGAAGCCGGTTCATCCGAACGACCACGTCAATATGGGCCAATCCTCGAACGACACGTTCCCGACGGCAATGCACGTGGCCGCGGCCGAGGAGATCGCCTACCGGCTGGATCCGGCCCTGTCCCGGCTCTACGCCGCCCTCAAGGAAAAAGCCGAGTCCTTTCAGGACATTCTGAAGATCGGCCGAACGCATATGCAAGATGCGACGCCGCTTACCCTCGGCCAGGAGTTCGGCGGCTATGCGGCCCAGATCGACCTCGGCATCAAGCGGCTCAAGATGACCCTGCCCGGCCTCTACGCGCTGGCCCAGGGCGGCACGGCCGTCGGCACAGGACTGAACAGCCATCCGGACTTCGCGGACATCTTCGCCCGCAAGATGGCGGAACTGACGAAGCTTCCCTTTGTTCCGGCCGAGAACAAGTTCGAGGCGCTGGCCGGCAACGACGCCTATGTGTTCACCCATGGCGCCCTGACGGCCGTCGCAACCGCCATGTTCAAGATCGCCAACGACATTCGCTTGCTCGGATCGGGACCGCGCTCAGGTCTGGGCGAGTTGCTGTTGCCGGAGAACGAACCCGGCTCGTCGATCATGCCGGGCAAGGTCAACCCGACCCAGTGCGAGGCGGTCACCATGGTCTGCGCCCGCGTGTTCGGGAACGAGACCACCGTCGCCTTCGCGGGCAGCCAGGGGCATTTCGAACTCAACGTGTTCAAACCGGTCCTGACCTACGCGCTTCTCCAGTCGGTGCGGCTCCTGGCTGATGTGGCCGACAGCTTCAACAAGAACTGCGTGGTCGGCATCAAAGCCAACCGGGAACGCATCACGGAGCATATGGAGCGGTCCCTGATGCTGGTGACCGCGCTTGCGCCTCATATCGGCTACGACAACGCGAGCGAGATCGCGAAGACCGCGCACAAGAACGGCACCACGCTGAAGGAAGAGGCCGTGCGGCTCGGTCATGTCGAGGAGGAGGATTTCGACAGGCTCGTCCGCCCGGAGGAGATGGTCGCTCCGAAAAAGTAG
- a CDS encoding ribbon-helix-helix domain-containing protein: MANARNKRSLTIARHRTSVSLEEPFWDALAELARDQGKSIAALVGEIDLERTERGDGTSLSAALRLYVLARMKEARKPETS, encoded by the coding sequence ATGGCCAATGCCCGCAACAAGCGCTCGCTCACCATCGCCCGGCACCGGACCAGCGTCTCACTGGAAGAACCGTTCTGGGACGCGTTGGCGGAACTGGCGCGCGATCAGGGCAAGTCGATCGCGGCGCTCGTCGGCGAAATCGATCTGGAACGAACCGAACGGGGCGACGGGACCAGCCTGTCGGCCGCGCTGCGCCTCTACGTGCTGGCGCGCATGAAAGAGGCGCGCAAACCCGAGACCTCCTAG
- a CDS encoding AsmA-like C-terminal region-containing protein has translation MRLQVDGTGTGNWSDLGQRKPGAAFVPSDVLLDSVRVTGGTLEISKEGGPAFVFTNIDGEASASSLAGPYKVLADYDFEGRSQSIRFSTGIIDDSGKFRVKTALRDPDRSASYQLDGSISGLRTVPAYDGTFIMRVSKFETLNADEPAQGDAEPEPVLEEGEIYIEPATEPVSEVDPEVVTEETAPRGLRDATSFLEVKGPLSATPDHAELTGFELTLHASGRPQILKGDVALDFRPPFKADATLAARWIDFDALFGAAGTDNRPAPAAVVRMFADWVLDEAAKVGQGTLSLDVEQAGLGGDLAGGLALELASTDGGVAIEKLNATLPGENRVSASGSLRKGESGPLFEGPASIDGSGLRALTRWAAGDRAITGQSFVGDFSLSADAKVGEGEVVLSNANGAVSGTPFGGNFLYRSGETNLINIDLRSERLDLRETLGGEPIWSAWLPSQNGEATPQAPSEGASLLRQLRGDEVHARLEIGELLLPDITPGRLDAELSLTDGDLDVRSLAFIAPGAMTLDAKGRIVSVSEAPSGQIDLSLQAQSTDNLRALAGLVGFGNRVVKSEHFSALAPFDVRAALVAARVGEATDASLELSGQVGGSDLAVVAKAKGTLANPRDAEIDISGSVMGERPQALLVLWFPDLPQDRLAEAAGGEGTLSIKAAGIPSQQLSGRAALETTALQLAFEGIGALKDDGTTLNGFGSVATTDASLALPLLGLDPPPSALGVPLSVNANVAAASGKVDLEQVKATVMEQPIEGAAHFDRTGDVTAFDITARAERISVPALMGLLVAWERAESTEEMLGSVDGDAATVWPARGLALGLLEKAEGSLALSAKTLSLGEPFQLSDGKLKAKVDRGTLAIESIDGGLYGGTLTGSGTLSPRGSRAALTARADLKQGSLAALSEAIAGAPLAKGAFDLSFDVAGDGLSPPGIVADLGGNGVLTLGAGELTSFTAAPLRQIAAKAAASNVAATAEQIDADAERIRGELRQGRYAFEPATLNFEVKNGTVRFAPASLVSKDVETALKTYVDLVGLKLDSEWQMRLTSARAANVPPLTVVFAGPLDNAGTISPAVGTAAIENKLTIDRLREDVERLESLDVSGGRAPADAQAAAAAKEAAAREAAAKEAAEREAAEKAAADAAAKAAAERAEAARIAAEKEAAERAARETAEAEARAAEQKAAAERAAQEQAAQEAEAAAQKAAAEQAAAERAAAAEAADQRAAAEERAADEARAEAEARAAAEARAAAEAKAAAELEAAKRAAAEAQAAAEKAAQERAAAEARAAAEAKAAAEARAAAEQAAAARVAAEARAAAERAERERIEAEAKAAAAAAQASTATEANAAASVPHEFLPPLPTHAPANDNAEPGDPIADLLEDGTIAEDAEAEEPPVAAPPQQRRRRVIRRSRRDDWRRNYGPFGGLFGGR, from the coding sequence GTGAGGCTTCAGGTCGATGGCACGGGCACCGGCAATTGGAGCGATCTCGGACAGCGCAAGCCGGGCGCGGCGTTCGTGCCCAGCGACGTGCTGCTCGACTCCGTACGCGTGACCGGCGGGACGCTGGAGATTTCGAAAGAGGGCGGCCCCGCCTTCGTGTTTACGAATATCGACGGTGAGGCGAGCGCCTCGTCCCTCGCGGGACCCTACAAGGTCTTGGCGGACTACGACTTCGAGGGCAGGTCCCAGTCCATCCGTTTCTCGACGGGCATCATCGACGACAGCGGCAAGTTCCGGGTCAAGACGGCGCTGCGGGATCCCGACCGCTCGGCGTCTTATCAATTGGACGGCAGCATCTCGGGCCTGCGCACCGTGCCCGCCTATGACGGCACTTTCATCATGCGCGTCTCGAAATTCGAGACATTGAACGCGGACGAACCTGCACAAGGCGACGCCGAGCCGGAGCCGGTGCTGGAAGAAGGCGAGATCTATATCGAGCCGGCCACGGAGCCGGTAAGCGAAGTGGACCCGGAGGTCGTGACGGAAGAGACCGCGCCGCGCGGCCTCCGCGATGCCACCTCCTTCCTCGAAGTGAAGGGACCCCTCAGCGCCACGCCGGACCACGCCGAACTGACCGGTTTCGAGCTCACACTCCATGCGTCCGGACGGCCGCAAATTCTGAAAGGCGACGTCGCGCTCGACTTCCGGCCGCCGTTCAAGGCGGACGCGACATTGGCGGCACGCTGGATCGATTTCGACGCGCTGTTCGGCGCGGCCGGGACCGACAATCGGCCTGCGCCTGCGGCGGTCGTGCGCATGTTCGCCGACTGGGTCTTGGACGAGGCTGCGAAGGTCGGGCAGGGGACGCTGTCCCTCGATGTGGAACAGGCAGGCCTTGGCGGCGATCTCGCCGGCGGGCTCGCGCTCGAACTCGCAAGCACCGACGGGGGCGTCGCCATCGAGAAGCTGAATGCAACGCTCCCCGGTGAGAACCGGGTCTCGGCATCCGGATCCTTGCGCAAGGGCGAGTCGGGGCCGCTCTTCGAGGGACCGGCCTCGATCGACGGCTCCGGCTTGCGGGCGCTGACGCGCTGGGCGGCCGGCGATCGCGCCATCACCGGACAGTCCTTCGTCGGCGACTTTTCTCTTTCCGCGGATGCCAAGGTGGGCGAGGGCGAGGTCGTCCTCTCGAATGCCAACGGCGCCGTAAGCGGTACGCCGTTCGGCGGCAACTTCCTCTACCGGTCTGGCGAGACCAATCTCATCAACATCGATCTCAGAAGCGAGCGTCTCGACTTGCGCGAAACGCTCGGCGGCGAGCCGATCTGGTCCGCCTGGCTGCCGTCGCAGAACGGCGAAGCCACGCCGCAAGCCCCTTCCGAAGGCGCGAGCCTTCTCAGGCAGCTGCGTGGCGACGAGGTGCATGCGCGCTTGGAGATCGGCGAACTCCTGCTGCCCGACATCACGCCGGGCCGGCTCGATGCGGAACTCTCTCTCACCGATGGCGATCTCGACGTCCGGTCGCTGGCGTTCATCGCGCCTGGCGCCATGACCCTCGACGCCAAAGGGCGGATCGTCAGTGTGTCGGAGGCACCGTCGGGCCAGATCGATTTGTCGCTGCAGGCGCAGAGCACCGACAACCTGCGGGCGCTCGCTGGCCTTGTCGGCTTTGGGAACCGTGTCGTGAAGTCTGAACATTTCTCGGCGCTGGCCCCCTTCGATGTCAGGGCCGCACTGGTCGCCGCGCGCGTGGGCGAAGCGACGGACGCATCGCTCGAACTGAGCGGCCAGGTCGGCGGGTCTGATCTCGCGGTCGTCGCCAAGGCAAAAGGCACGCTGGCGAACCCCCGCGACGCCGAGATCGACATTTCGGGCAGCGTTATGGGCGAGCGGCCGCAGGCGCTTCTCGTCCTCTGGTTCCCGGATCTTCCCCAAGACCGGCTCGCCGAGGCCGCGGGTGGGGAGGGCACGCTGTCCATCAAGGCCGCCGGCATCCCGAGCCAGCAACTCTCCGGCCGTGCCGCCCTGGAAACCACCGCCCTGCAGCTCGCGTTCGAGGGCATCGGGGCTCTGAAAGATGACGGGACGACGCTGAACGGCTTCGGCTCCGTCGCGACGACGGATGCGAGCCTGGCGCTACCCTTGCTGGGCCTCGACCCGCCGCCGAGTGCGTTGGGTGTACCGCTGTCGGTCAACGCCAACGTCGCGGCTGCGTCCGGCAAGGTCGATCTCGAGCAGGTCAAGGCGACGGTCATGGAGCAGCCGATCGAGGGCGCCGCGCATTTCGACCGCACGGGCGACGTCACCGCGTTCGACATCACGGCGCGGGCGGAGCGCATTTCTGTTCCCGCGCTGATGGGCCTCCTCGTGGCCTGGGAACGGGCCGAGTCCACCGAGGAGATGCTGGGCTCCGTCGACGGCGATGCGGCGACGGTCTGGCCCGCACGTGGACTCGCACTCGGACTTCTCGAAAAGGCGGAAGGCAGCCTCGCGCTCAGCGCCAAGACTTTGTCGCTCGGCGAGCCGTTCCAATTATCCGACGGAAAGCTCAAGGCAAAGGTCGATCGCGGGACGCTGGCCATCGAGTCCATCGATGGCGGCTTGTACGGCGGCACGCTTACAGGGTCGGGTACGCTTTCGCCCCGTGGCAGCCGCGCGGCACTGACGGCAAGAGCCGATCTCAAGCAAGGCAGCCTTGCCGCCTTGAGCGAGGCGATCGCGGGTGCGCCGCTTGCTAAAGGCGCATTCGATCTATCGTTCGATGTCGCAGGCGATGGTCTGAGCCCACCCGGCATTGTCGCCGACCTCGGGGGTAACGGTGTCCTGACGCTTGGGGCGGGCGAACTGACCTCGTTCACCGCGGCGCCCTTGCGGCAGATTGCGGCCAAGGCGGCGGCGAGCAATGTGGCCGCCACCGCCGAACAGATCGACGCCGATGCCGAGCGAATTCGGGGCGAGCTCCGACAAGGGCGCTACGCCTTCGAACCTGCCACGCTGAACTTTGAGGTGAAGAACGGCACCGTGCGCTTCGCACCGGCGAGTCTTGTAAGCAAGGACGTCGAGACGGCGCTCAAGACCTATGTGGATCTCGTTGGTCTCAAGCTCGACAGCGAATGGCAGATGCGTCTGACCTCTGCGCGCGCCGCGAACGTGCCGCCGCTGACAGTGGTCTTTGCCGGTCCGCTCGACAACGCGGGCACCATCTCGCCGGCGGTCGGCACGGCCGCAATCGAGAACAAGCTCACCATCGATCGCCTGCGGGAAGACGTTGAACGGCTTGAGTCGCTCGACGTCTCAGGGGGCCGCGCGCCTGCCGACGCTCAGGCAGCGGCAGCGGCCAAGGAAGCAGCAGCGCGAGAAGCAGCCGCCAAGGAAGCAGCTGAAAGAGAAGCTGCTGAAAAGGCTGCGGCGGATGCTGCAGCGAAAGCCGCTGCCGAACGCGCTGAAGCGGCCCGCATAGCCGCCGAGAAGGAGGCTGCGGAGAGGGCTGCGCGCGAAACAGCCGAGGCGGAAGCGCGCGCCGCAGAACAAAAGGCTGCCGCGGAACGGGCAGCTCAGGAACAGGCGGCGCAAGAAGCAGAGGCTGCTGCCCAGAAAGCAGCTGCCGAGCAAGCTGCGGCAGAGAGGGCCGCGGCGGCTGAAGCAGCCGATCAACGCGCGGCGGCAGAAGAGCGTGCGGCCGATGAGGCGCGCGCCGAGGCGGAAGCCCGCGCCGCCGCCGAAGCCCGCGCGGCCGCAGAAGCGAAAGCCGCAGCAGAATTGGAGGCGGCCAAGCGCGCTGCCGCGGAAGCCCAAGCTGCGGCCGAGAAAGCCGCGCAGGAAAGAGCGGCGGCCGAAGCGAGAGCAGCCGCCGAAGCCAAGGCAGCAGCGGAGGCAAGAGCAGCCGCAGAGCAGGCTGCCGCGGCACGCGTGGCAGCAGAGGCACGCGCCGCGGCGGAGCGCGCGGAGCGGGAACGTATCGAGGCTGAGGCGAAAGCCGCAGCCGCCGCAGCCCAAGCCAGCACCGCGACTGAAGCGAATGCGGCCGCGTCTGTCCCCCACGAATTTCTGCCGCCGCTGCCGACCCACGCACCGGCCAACGACAATGCCGAGCCGGGCGATCCTATCGCGGATCTTCTCGAGGACGGGACGATAGCGGAAGACGCCGAGGCGGAGGAACCGCCCGTCGCTGCGCCACCGCAGCAGAGGCGCCGGCGCGTGATCCGCCGGTCCCGGCGCGACGACTGGCGCCGGAACTATGGCCCATTCGGTGGCCTCTTCGGCGGCCGCTAA
- a CDS encoding AsmA family protein gives MNSFLLTLTALLILVLSALFAAPLFVDWDDYRPAIEAQMTKLVGRDVKVDGEVQLIVLPAPYLKFDDIRVANADGSLDTPFLEASSLEAKLNVGTLLTGKVEAHELTIINPR, from the coding sequence GTGAATTCGTTTCTGCTGACACTCACGGCACTGTTGATATTGGTGCTGAGCGCGCTTTTCGCGGCGCCGCTCTTCGTCGATTGGGACGACTATCGTCCCGCGATCGAAGCGCAGATGACGAAGCTCGTGGGCCGCGACGTCAAGGTGGACGGCGAGGTCCAGCTGATCGTGCTGCCCGCGCCATATCTCAAGTTCGACGACATCAGGGTGGCCAATGCCGACGGCAGCCTGGACACACCTTTCCTCGAGGCTTCGTCCCTCGAGGCCAAGCTCAACGTGGGGACATTGCTGACCGGCAAGGTCGAGGCGCATGAGCTCACGATCATCAATCCACGGTGA
- a CDS encoding gamma-glutamylcyclotransferase, with amino-acid sequence MTLTMWLFGYGSLMWDGWETRYGCRRRVHAVAPEHRRVFNKKSLERWGTHAQPGLTLNLAPAREDAHLCRGIAFDFPDEHQTEIEAYLSERETCHASDIAVHLPDETITARTYIYDGPRLLEDGLTLRARAAMILVAEGIAGSSYDYIANVREHLDQLGVSDPAVDELWRAVIAVQNGEHCE; translated from the coding sequence GTGACATTGACGATGTGGCTCTTCGGCTATGGCTCTTTGATGTGGGACGGATGGGAAACCCGCTATGGCTGCCGCCGGCGTGTGCATGCCGTGGCGCCCGAACACCGCCGCGTCTTCAACAAGAAGTCGTTGGAACGCTGGGGCACGCATGCGCAGCCGGGTCTGACCCTCAATCTCGCGCCGGCGCGCGAGGACGCTCACCTCTGTAGAGGAATCGCCTTCGACTTTCCCGATGAGCATCAGACAGAGATCGAGGCCTACCTGTCGGAGCGCGAGACTTGTCACGCGTCCGACATCGCCGTCCATCTCCCCGACGAGACGATCACGGCGCGCACCTACATCTATGATGGCCCGCGCCTTCTCGAAGACGGCCTGACGCTGCGGGCGCGTGCGGCGATGATCCTCGTGGCCGAGGGAATCGCCGGGTCCAGCTACGACTACATCGCCAATGTCCGCGAGCATCTGGATCAGCTCGGCGTTTCCGACCCGGCCGTGGATGAGCTGTGGCGCGCGGTTATCGCCGTCCAAAATGGAGAGCACTGTGAGTGA
- a CDS encoding 50S ribosomal protein L11 methyltransferase: MSEAAWPRTYRATVEADGPGAARIAELLDEALDAAGEPEALSVSYFELGNGLYEVSALYHAAPDEARLQALVDSATDGSPASPLRIEEVPDANWVTISQGQRGPVRAGRFLVHGSHDRERVSRNRYTIEIDADQAFGTAHHATTRGCLLALDELAKRGRPDLVLDIGTGTGILAIAAALAFDRPVVATDNDPIAVEIAEENAAKAGVSQSVHAFVAEGLAHPTLQRLAPDLIVANILARPLYDLAPAMARAVRPGGYVLLSGITENQAWATTARYASLGFDLEKRILLDGWAALLLGRRNASTLFD; encoded by the coding sequence GTGAGTGAAGCCGCATGGCCCCGGACCTATCGCGCAACCGTCGAAGCCGACGGGCCCGGCGCTGCACGCATTGCCGAACTGCTGGACGAGGCCCTGGACGCAGCGGGGGAGCCGGAAGCGCTCTCCGTCAGCTATTTCGAGTTGGGCAACGGCCTCTACGAGGTCTCCGCGCTCTACCACGCTGCTCCAGACGAAGCCCGTCTGCAGGCGCTTGTCGACAGCGCCACGGATGGCAGCCCTGCGTCGCCGTTGCGTATCGAAGAGGTGCCCGACGCCAACTGGGTCACGATCAGCCAGGGGCAGCGGGGGCCGGTTCGCGCGGGGCGCTTTCTCGTCCATGGCAGCCACGACCGGGAGCGCGTCTCCCGCAACCGCTACACGATCGAGATCGACGCCGACCAGGCCTTCGGCACGGCGCACCATGCGACCACGCGCGGGTGCCTGCTGGCGCTGGACGAACTTGCGAAACGGGGGCGTCCGGACTTGGTTCTGGATATCGGGACGGGCACGGGCATCCTCGCCATTGCGGCGGCCTTGGCCTTCGATCGCCCCGTCGTCGCCACCGACAACGACCCCATCGCCGTCGAGATCGCGGAGGAGAACGCGGCCAAGGCGGGCGTCAGCCAGTCCGTTCATGCCTTCGTCGCCGAGGGCCTGGCGCACCCGACCCTCCAGCGTCTCGCGCCCGACCTGATCGTGGCGAATATCCTCGCGCGCCCGCTCTACGACCTCGCCCCCGCCATGGCGCGCGCCGTCCGGCCGGGAGGCTACGTGCTCCTGTCCGGCATCACCGAAAACCAAGCCTGGGCGACCACGGCGCGCTACGCCTCGCTCGGCTTCGATCTGGAAAAGCGAATCCTTCTCGACGGTTGGGCGGCCCTGCTGCTCGGCCGTCGCAACGCAAGCACTTTGTTCGATTGA